In Uranotaenia lowii strain MFRU-FL chromosome 2, ASM2978415v1, whole genome shotgun sequence, one genomic interval encodes:
- the LOC129749965 gene encoding uncharacterized protein LOC129749965 has product MIIIMSLVASLKELFQARNGVSWCSDASQEITLLIHLLDGWSGRRWIARSSIFWGNWTSQTIEHFGQRNIIASVGLVQGNSAAKSGLPRGTIVKKTPTRFPHPATKSTPNPTSCFCSSSTKPVGDGGLFQYPEVEGD; this is encoded by the exons ATGATTATAATCATGTCGCTTGTGGCCAGCTTGAAAGAGCTTTTCCAGGCGCGAAACGGTGTTAGTTGGTGCAGCGATGCGTCACAg gaaATAACCCTGCTTATACACCTCTTAGACGGATGGTCTGGTCGCCGATGGATTGCAAGATCGTCGATCTTTTGGGGGAACTGGACATCACAAACAATCGAGCACTTCGGCCAACGAAACATCATCGCAAGTGTTGGACTTGTTCAAGGAAATTCGGCCGCTAAAAGTGGACTGCCGCGGGGGACAATTGTGAAGAAAACTCCCACCCGGTTTCCGCATCCTGCTACAAAGTCAACACCAAATCCGACTTCCTGCTTCTGCTCATCATCGACGAAGCCTGTCGGAGATGGTGGTTTATTCCAGTATCCGGAAGTTGAGGGTGATTGA
- the LOC129747305 gene encoding DNA replication licensing factor Mcm6 isoform X1 has protein sequence MDVADVHVGQLRVKDEVGIRCQKLFQDFLEEFKEDGEIKYLRTVADLINPDRSTLEVSFEDIEKYNQNLATTIIEEYYRIFPFLCQAVSNFAKDRTELKKEKECYVSFTDVPTRHKVRELTTSKIGTLIRISGQVVRTHPVHPELVTGTFVCLDCQTEIRDVEQQFKYTLPTICRNPVCANRRRFMLEVDKSQFIDFQKVRIQETQAELPRGCIPRSVEVILRSEIVETVQAGDRYDFTGTLIVVPDVGALQMPGAKAEIGSRHKQGDNAAEGVRGLKALGVRDLNYKMAFLACSVQATSSRFGGTDLPMSEVTAEDMKKHMTDAEWNKVYEMSRDPKLYQNLITSLFPSVYGNDEVKRGILLMLFGGVAKTTHEKTTLRGDINCCIVGDPSTAKSQFLKQVADFSPRAVYTSGKASSAAGLTAAVVKDEESYDFVIEAGALMLADNGICCIDEFDKMDPHDQVAIHEAMEQQTISIAKAGVRATLNARTSILAAANPIGGRYDRSKSLQQNIQLTAPIMSRFDLFFILVDECNEVVDYAIARKIVDLHSNIEDRVDMVYTREEVLRYIMFARQFKPIITSDALELLVENYGHLRQRDTGTSGKSTWRITVRQLESMIRLSEAMAKLECSEEVTEKHVKEAYRLLNKSIIRVEQPDIHLDDEEDAELALAMDAEDESTPLQNGNVENGHHENGHENGHDAPKKKLTLSFEEYRNLSNMLVIHMRSEEARSEVEESQSEGVKKSELINWYLEQVGEQIETEEELVERKTLIEKVIDRLMYHDQVIIPLKTSTLGEKETQEEDPLLVVHPNYIVET, from the exons ATGGATGTTGCTGATGTTCACGTTGGCCAGCTACGCGTCAAGGATGAAGTGGGGATTCGTTGTCAAAAATTGTTCCAAGACTTTTTGGAAGA gtTCAAAGAGGATGGAGAAATTAAGTACCTGAGAACTGTAGCCGATCTGATCAATCCGGATCGATCAACTCTTGAAGTCAGCTTCGAGGATATTGAAAAGTACAATCAAAATTTGGCCACCACCATTATTGAGGAATATTATCGAATTTTCCCTTTCCTGTGCCAAGCCGTTTCTAATTTTGCCAAGGATCGTACCgaattgaagaaggaaaaagaaTGTTATGTATCGTTTACTGACGTTCCAACGCGCCACAAAGTACGCGAATTGACTACATCTAAGATTGGAACACTGATTCGTATTTCCGGCCAAGTTGTACGCACGCATCCAGTGCATCCGGAACTTGTCACTGGGACATTTGTTTGCCTGGATTGCCAAACGGAAATACGGGATGTTGAACAACAATTTAAATATACTCTTCCAACTATCTGTCGTAATCCTGTATGCGCTAACCGTCGACGGTTTATGTTGGAAGTGGACAAATCTCAATTTATCGATTTCCAAAAGGTTCGAATCCAAGAAACGCAAGCAGAACTTCCCCGTGGATGTATTCCTCGATCAGTGGAAGTAATTTTGCGGTCAGAAATAGTAGAAACCGTTCAGGCTGGCGATCGTTATGATTTTACTGGCACGCTGATTGTTGTTCCCGACGTGGGAGCTTTGCAGATGCCAGGCGCTAAAGCCGAGATTGGATCGCGTCATAAGCAGGGTGACAACGCCGCTGAAGGTGTACGCGGATTGAAAGCTTTGGGAGTTCGTGATTTGAACTATAAAATGGCGTTCCTAGCCTGTTCGGTGCAGGCTACTTCTTCGCGATTCGGAGGAACAGATTTGCCAATGAGCGAAGTCACTGCCGAAGACATGAAAAAACACATGACCGATGCTGAATGGAACAAAGTGTACGAAATGTCAAGGGATCCAAAACTGTACCAGAACTTGATTACCAGTTTGTTCCCTTCAGTCTATGGCAACGACGAAGTCAAGCGAGGTATTCTGCTTATGTTGTTTGGAGGAGTTGCTAAAACTACACATGAAA aAACAACACTTCGTGGTGACATCAACTGTTGCATTGTTGGAGATCCCAGTACAGCAAAATCacagtttttaaaacaagttGCAGATTTTTCTCCTCGTGCGGTATACACTTCCGGAAAAGCGTCATCGGCTGCTGGTTTAACAGCTGCCGTCGTTAAAGATGAAGAAAGCTACGATTTTGTCATAGAAGCCGGAGCACTTATGTTAGCAGATAACGGCATTTGTTGCATCGATGAGTTTGATAAGATGGATCCTCACGACCAAGTGGCGATTCACGAGGCTATGGAACAGCAAACAATTTCGATAGCCAAAGCTGGAGTTCGTGCTACACTGAATGCAAGAACTTCGATTCTTGCTGCTGCTAATCCGATTGGCGGTCGTTATGACCGTTCAAAATCATTACAACAGAATATTCAATTGACTGCTCCCATTATGTCTCGTTTTGATTTGTTCTTCATCTTGGTGGATGAGTGCAATGAGGTTGTTGATTATGCTATCGCCAGAAAAATTGTTGATCTCCATTCCAATATTGAAGATCGGGTTGACATGGTTTATACAAGGGAAGAAGTTCTCCGATATATCATGTTTGCCCGTCAATTTAAGCCAATCATAACAAGTGACGCTTTGGAACTACTTGTTGAAAATTATGGTCATTTAAGACAACGTGATACCGGTACATCTGGCAAGAGTACTTGGCGTATAACTGTTCGGCAACTGGAGAGTATGATTCGTCTTAGCGAAGCAATGGCAAAATTAGAATGCAGCGAGGAAGTTACCGAAAAGCATGTCAAAGAAGCCTATCGTTTACTCAACAAATCGATCATTCGTGTTGAGCAGCCTGATATCCATCTAGATGACGAAGAAGATGCTGAACTTGCTCTGGCCATGGACGCTGAAGACGAAAGCACGCCCCTGCAAAATGGAAACGTTGAAAATGGTCACCACGAAAATGGACATGAAAATGGACACGATGCTCCGAAGAAAAAACTCACTTTGTCCTTCGAAGAGTATCGCAATCTTTCCAATATGCTGGTCATTCACATGCGTAGCGAAGAAGCTCGCTCGGAAGTGGAAGAGTCACAAAGCGAAGGTGTGAAGAAATCAGAACTCATCAACTGGTACCTGGAACAAGTGGGTGAACAAATCGAAACCGAAGAAGAACTTGTTGAGCGGAAAACGCTGATTGAAAAGGTTATCGATCGACTCATGTATCAC GATCAAGTAATCATCCCTCTTAAAACTTCTACCCTCGGTGAGAAAGAGACTCAAGAAGAGGATCCTTTGTTGGTGGTGCACCCGAACTACATTGTTGAGacgtaa
- the LOC129747305 gene encoding DNA replication licensing factor Mcm6 isoform X2: MLFSSRFKEDGEIKYLRTVADLINPDRSTLEVSFEDIEKYNQNLATTIIEEYYRIFPFLCQAVSNFAKDRTELKKEKECYVSFTDVPTRHKVRELTTSKIGTLIRISGQVVRTHPVHPELVTGTFVCLDCQTEIRDVEQQFKYTLPTICRNPVCANRRRFMLEVDKSQFIDFQKVRIQETQAELPRGCIPRSVEVILRSEIVETVQAGDRYDFTGTLIVVPDVGALQMPGAKAEIGSRHKQGDNAAEGVRGLKALGVRDLNYKMAFLACSVQATSSRFGGTDLPMSEVTAEDMKKHMTDAEWNKVYEMSRDPKLYQNLITSLFPSVYGNDEVKRGILLMLFGGVAKTTHEKTTLRGDINCCIVGDPSTAKSQFLKQVADFSPRAVYTSGKASSAAGLTAAVVKDEESYDFVIEAGALMLADNGICCIDEFDKMDPHDQVAIHEAMEQQTISIAKAGVRATLNARTSILAAANPIGGRYDRSKSLQQNIQLTAPIMSRFDLFFILVDECNEVVDYAIARKIVDLHSNIEDRVDMVYTREEVLRYIMFARQFKPIITSDALELLVENYGHLRQRDTGTSGKSTWRITVRQLESMIRLSEAMAKLECSEEVTEKHVKEAYRLLNKSIIRVEQPDIHLDDEEDAELALAMDAEDESTPLQNGNVENGHHENGHENGHDAPKKKLTLSFEEYRNLSNMLVIHMRSEEARSEVEESQSEGVKKSELINWYLEQVGEQIETEEELVERKTLIEKVIDRLMYHDQVIIPLKTSTLGEKETQEEDPLLVVHPNYIVET; encoded by the exons atgttattttcatcaaggtTCAAAGAGGATGGAGAAATTAAGTACCTGAGAACTGTAGCCGATCTGATCAATCCGGATCGATCAACTCTTGAAGTCAGCTTCGAGGATATTGAAAAGTACAATCAAAATTTGGCCACCACCATTATTGAGGAATATTATCGAATTTTCCCTTTCCTGTGCCAAGCCGTTTCTAATTTTGCCAAGGATCGTACCgaattgaagaaggaaaaagaaTGTTATGTATCGTTTACTGACGTTCCAACGCGCCACAAAGTACGCGAATTGACTACATCTAAGATTGGAACACTGATTCGTATTTCCGGCCAAGTTGTACGCACGCATCCAGTGCATCCGGAACTTGTCACTGGGACATTTGTTTGCCTGGATTGCCAAACGGAAATACGGGATGTTGAACAACAATTTAAATATACTCTTCCAACTATCTGTCGTAATCCTGTATGCGCTAACCGTCGACGGTTTATGTTGGAAGTGGACAAATCTCAATTTATCGATTTCCAAAAGGTTCGAATCCAAGAAACGCAAGCAGAACTTCCCCGTGGATGTATTCCTCGATCAGTGGAAGTAATTTTGCGGTCAGAAATAGTAGAAACCGTTCAGGCTGGCGATCGTTATGATTTTACTGGCACGCTGATTGTTGTTCCCGACGTGGGAGCTTTGCAGATGCCAGGCGCTAAAGCCGAGATTGGATCGCGTCATAAGCAGGGTGACAACGCCGCTGAAGGTGTACGCGGATTGAAAGCTTTGGGAGTTCGTGATTTGAACTATAAAATGGCGTTCCTAGCCTGTTCGGTGCAGGCTACTTCTTCGCGATTCGGAGGAACAGATTTGCCAATGAGCGAAGTCACTGCCGAAGACATGAAAAAACACATGACCGATGCTGAATGGAACAAAGTGTACGAAATGTCAAGGGATCCAAAACTGTACCAGAACTTGATTACCAGTTTGTTCCCTTCAGTCTATGGCAACGACGAAGTCAAGCGAGGTATTCTGCTTATGTTGTTTGGAGGAGTTGCTAAAACTACACATGAAA aAACAACACTTCGTGGTGACATCAACTGTTGCATTGTTGGAGATCCCAGTACAGCAAAATCacagtttttaaaacaagttGCAGATTTTTCTCCTCGTGCGGTATACACTTCCGGAAAAGCGTCATCGGCTGCTGGTTTAACAGCTGCCGTCGTTAAAGATGAAGAAAGCTACGATTTTGTCATAGAAGCCGGAGCACTTATGTTAGCAGATAACGGCATTTGTTGCATCGATGAGTTTGATAAGATGGATCCTCACGACCAAGTGGCGATTCACGAGGCTATGGAACAGCAAACAATTTCGATAGCCAAAGCTGGAGTTCGTGCTACACTGAATGCAAGAACTTCGATTCTTGCTGCTGCTAATCCGATTGGCGGTCGTTATGACCGTTCAAAATCATTACAACAGAATATTCAATTGACTGCTCCCATTATGTCTCGTTTTGATTTGTTCTTCATCTTGGTGGATGAGTGCAATGAGGTTGTTGATTATGCTATCGCCAGAAAAATTGTTGATCTCCATTCCAATATTGAAGATCGGGTTGACATGGTTTATACAAGGGAAGAAGTTCTCCGATATATCATGTTTGCCCGTCAATTTAAGCCAATCATAACAAGTGACGCTTTGGAACTACTTGTTGAAAATTATGGTCATTTAAGACAACGTGATACCGGTACATCTGGCAAGAGTACTTGGCGTATAACTGTTCGGCAACTGGAGAGTATGATTCGTCTTAGCGAAGCAATGGCAAAATTAGAATGCAGCGAGGAAGTTACCGAAAAGCATGTCAAAGAAGCCTATCGTTTACTCAACAAATCGATCATTCGTGTTGAGCAGCCTGATATCCATCTAGATGACGAAGAAGATGCTGAACTTGCTCTGGCCATGGACGCTGAAGACGAAAGCACGCCCCTGCAAAATGGAAACGTTGAAAATGGTCACCACGAAAATGGACATGAAAATGGACACGATGCTCCGAAGAAAAAACTCACTTTGTCCTTCGAAGAGTATCGCAATCTTTCCAATATGCTGGTCATTCACATGCGTAGCGAAGAAGCTCGCTCGGAAGTGGAAGAGTCACAAAGCGAAGGTGTGAAGAAATCAGAACTCATCAACTGGTACCTGGAACAAGTGGGTGAACAAATCGAAACCGAAGAAGAACTTGTTGAGCGGAAAACGCTGATTGAAAAGGTTATCGATCGACTCATGTATCAC GATCAAGTAATCATCCCTCTTAAAACTTCTACCCTCGGTGAGAAAGAGACTCAAGAAGAGGATCCTTTGTTGGTGGTGCACCCGAACTACATTGTTGAGacgtaa